From a single Lewinella sp. LCG006 genomic region:
- a CDS encoding radical SAM protein, with amino-acid sequence MNKVLFTNAYFYRFDAKQWEDQRPYPPYGTMYAAALLRQEGYEVELFDTNLASSPKELEPYLTQSPNFLVIYDDGFNYLSKMCLTVMRDAALEMIRIAREKVDYILVCSSDATDHAALYLDAGADFVIKGEGELTLSELCGLLKNGETKAAKDILGVAYYNDGKLISNTKRPVLKNLDELPDPAWDLIDTSGYEEIWRNGRGFFSLNIATTRGCPFKCNWCAKPIYGNRYNSRSPRRVAQEMAMLMQEKGAEYFWVCDDIFGLKPGWVQQFQKEIDQLGIKPRYKIQSRADLLLEADTIDALAKSGLDEVWIGAESGSQAILDAMDKGTTVEQIYKATRLLKARGVRVGFFLQFGYLGETKEDIRKTIKMVRELVPDDIGISVSYPLPGTKFFDIVANQLENKQNWTDSDDLAMMYQATFSPAYYRRLHRYVHKVFRLQQGWEAFTGLLRRPLQASAQSLRSVVATGYYLPAMWIDRLRLQRLQDSK; translated from the coding sequence ATGAATAAGGTACTGTTTACCAATGCCTATTTTTATCGTTTTGACGCTAAGCAGTGGGAGGACCAACGCCCCTACCCTCCTTACGGTACCATGTATGCAGCGGCCCTGCTGCGCCAGGAAGGCTATGAAGTAGAACTGTTTGACACCAACCTCGCTTCTTCGCCCAAGGAACTGGAGCCTTACCTGACGCAATCGCCAAATTTCCTGGTGATCTACGATGATGGCTTCAACTACCTCAGTAAGATGTGCCTGACGGTGATGCGTGATGCCGCGCTGGAGATGATCCGGATAGCTCGCGAAAAAGTGGATTACATCTTGGTATGTAGCTCAGATGCTACCGATCACGCAGCCTTGTACCTCGATGCTGGAGCCGACTTCGTCATCAAAGGCGAAGGAGAACTGACCTTATCGGAATTGTGTGGCTTGCTCAAAAATGGGGAAACCAAAGCGGCTAAAGATATCTTGGGCGTCGCTTATTACAATGATGGAAAACTCATCAGCAATACCAAACGCCCCGTATTGAAGAATCTGGATGAACTGCCGGATCCCGCCTGGGACCTCATAGACACGAGTGGGTACGAAGAAATATGGCGCAATGGGCGCGGCTTCTTCTCCTTAAATATTGCCACCACGCGGGGCTGTCCTTTTAAATGCAACTGGTGTGCCAAGCCCATTTATGGCAATCGCTACAACTCCCGCTCACCTCGCCGGGTAGCCCAGGAGATGGCCATGCTGATGCAGGAGAAAGGAGCCGAATACTTTTGGGTGTGTGACGATATTTTTGGTCTGAAACCCGGCTGGGTGCAGCAGTTTCAAAAAGAAATCGACCAGCTGGGGATAAAACCCCGCTACAAGATACAGTCGCGGGCAGACTTACTGCTGGAAGCCGACACCATTGATGCCCTCGCAAAGTCGGGCCTGGACGAAGTGTGGATTGGGGCCGAATCCGGCTCGCAAGCCATCCTGGATGCCATGGACAAAGGGACGACAGTGGAACAAATTTACAAAGCGACTCGCTTGCTGAAAGCCCGAGGGGTACGCGTAGGCTTCTTTCTGCAATTTGGTTACCTCGGAGAAACCAAGGAAGATATCCGAAAAACCATCAAGATGGTGCGCGAACTGGTACCTGATGATATCGGAATCTCCGTTTCCTACCCTTTGCCTGGCACAAAATTCTTTGACATCGTAGCTAACCAGCTCGAAAACAAGCAAAACTGGACCGACTCTGACGATCTGGCCATGATGTACCAGGCGACTTTTTCGCCGGCTTATTACCGTCGGCTTCACCGCTATGTGCATAAGGTATTTCGTTTGCAGCAAGGTTGGGAGGCTTTTACGGGGCTCTTGCGGCGACCTTTGCAGGCCAGTGCGCAAAGTCTGCGGTCGGTGGTGGCTACGGGGTATTATCTGCCGGCGATGTGGATTGATCGGTTGAGGCTGCAAAGATTGCAGGATTCGAAGTAG
- a CDS encoding class I SAM-dependent methyltransferase: MNPSTAFDAIAGSYDDTFTNTAVGRLQRASVYDLMVPYLRDEQCQRILEINCGSGQDACWLAQQEKTVLATDISPEMIAVAADKRQQLTKKQQDRLRLQTLSATELSSLQEEAPYDLIFSNFGGLNCLSPQELPLFLEDAAKLLRPGGHLVMVVMGRFCWWESLYFSLKGDWHKAWRRRKRTATDAPLDEHTSISTWYYSPLDFTTQAPPVLTQKQLNPIGFWVPPSYLDPFFAKRLKVLQLLHQLEEKTKRFAGLARGADHYFLVMVR, from the coding sequence GTGAATCCTTCCACGGCATTTGACGCTATTGCTGGCAGTTATGACGATACGTTCACTAACACCGCTGTTGGTCGGCTACAGCGTGCTTCTGTGTATGACTTGATGGTTCCTTACCTCAGGGATGAGCAATGCCAGCGCATTTTGGAAATCAACTGTGGTTCTGGTCAGGATGCCTGCTGGTTGGCACAACAAGAGAAAACGGTGCTTGCTACTGATATTTCGCCAGAGATGATTGCCGTGGCGGCGGACAAAAGGCAGCAATTAACGAAAAAGCAGCAAGACCGCCTGCGGTTGCAAACCCTATCGGCGACGGAATTGTCCAGCCTTCAGGAAGAGGCTCCCTATGATTTGATCTTTTCCAACTTTGGGGGATTGAATTGCTTGTCGCCGCAAGAGCTGCCTCTTTTTCTCGAAGATGCGGCCAAATTATTGCGACCGGGTGGTCACCTCGTGATGGTGGTGATGGGAAGATTTTGCTGGTGGGAAAGCTTGTACTTTTCCCTTAAAGGGGATTGGCATAAAGCCTGGCGCAGAAGAAAACGCACGGCCACTGATGCTCCGCTGGATGAACACACCAGCATCTCCACCTGGTATTATTCGCCCTTGGATTTTACCACCCAGGCCCCACCTGTTTTAACCCAAAAACAACTGAACCCCATTGGTTTTTGGGTGCCTCCTTCCTATCTTGACCCTTTCTTTGCCAAGCGGCTTAAAGTACTGCAACTCCTTCACCAATTAGAGGAGAAAACTAAGCGGTTTGCAGGGCTAGCGCGGGGAGCGGATCATTATTTTTTGGTGATGGTGAGGTGA
- a CDS encoding Hint domain-containing protein, translating into MNACFPAGTPIHTNQGLTNIEDIQIGDTVIAYDEIQKDTILSRVTNTFSKNWQKMVRIVAGGDTITATNNHPFYLPQLGKYLPKSVTLLYHQVEHHFPNPLQ; encoded by the coding sequence GTGAATGCCTGCTTCCCCGCCGGAACCCCCATCCATACCAACCAAGGACTAACAAATATCGAAGATATCCAAATCGGCGACACCGTCATCGCCTATGACGAAATCCAAAAAGATACTATCTTGTCTCGCGTGACGAATACCTTCTCCAAAAATTGGCAAAAAATGGTGCGTATTGTAGCAGGTGGAGACACCATCACCGCTACCAATAACCACCCGTTCTATCTACCACAGCTAGGCAAATACCTGCCTAAAAGCGTCACTCTGCTTTACCATCAGGTTGAACATCACTTCCCTAATCCTCTTCAATAG
- a CDS encoding metallophosphoesterase, producing the protein MQKEIRKKRSDLQQCSFYAVCLLFAGTLALSGCDKKAFQPYSFFVAGHTYGVKEKPVPGLHMPFVAEFDYLNESTDVRFGVLTGDIVYYSNDTSWNNVDQQLTRLKMPVHFTTGNHDEGHKSPYKDRYGITYSAFEQENDLCIILNPGLAGWNIWGEQLEFLKQTLASASKYDNIFLFFHHLVWWAPDNEYQQYRPNSLDGRAPDVNFISEIMPLLMATEKPVYCFAGDVGAAGNTTAFFADRKDQVHLIASGMGNQRTDNYLLITVDEQKQVTVTVRWIQEGREEVVFGEVVR; encoded by the coding sequence ATGCAAAAAGAAATAAGGAAGAAACGCAGCGACTTACAACAATGCAGTTTTTATGCCGTCTGTTTACTGTTTGCAGGTACGCTTGCTTTGTCGGGTTGCGACAAGAAAGCATTTCAGCCCTACAGCTTCTTCGTTGCTGGCCATACCTACGGCGTCAAAGAGAAACCAGTGCCCGGTCTGCACATGCCCTTTGTGGCTGAGTTTGATTATCTCAACGAATCCACTGATGTGCGCTTTGGCGTCCTCACCGGAGACATCGTCTATTACAGCAACGACACCTCTTGGAACAACGTCGACCAGCAGCTGACGCGATTAAAGATGCCCGTTCACTTCACCACTGGCAATCACGACGAAGGCCACAAATCGCCCTATAAAGATCGTTACGGCATCACCTACTCCGCCTTTGAGCAGGAAAACGACCTCTGCATCATCCTCAACCCCGGTTTAGCTGGCTGGAACATCTGGGGCGAGCAACTCGAATTTCTAAAACAAACCCTCGCATCTGCTTCTAAATACGACAACATCTTCCTCTTCTTTCACCACCTCGTCTGGTGGGCCCCAGACAATGAATACCAGCAATACCGCCCCAACTCCCTGGATGGCCGGGCTCCGGACGTAAATTTTATTTCCGAAATAATGCCCCTGCTGATGGCCACCGAAAAGCCCGTCTACTGCTTTGCCGGAGACGTAGGAGCCGCAGGAAATACCACCGCTTTTTTTGCAGATCGCAAAGACCAAGTCCACCTCATCGCCAGCGGCATGGGCAATCAAAGGACGGACAATTATCTACTCATCACAGTTGATGAACAAAAGCAAGTGACGGTGACCGTCCGCTGGATACAGGAGGGGAGGGAAGAGGTGGTTTTTGGGGAGGTGGTTCGGTAG
- a CDS encoding GNAT family N-acetyltransferase: protein MAENQFAYFILREDHMPDLSYLFWESFHKRRTPEYLQQKYDTEYLGDEKIASIAYDGEQVVACYGAIPQRFHDQKSSFLVAHACDSFTIPTYQRRGLHYHSARFAYDQMRAKGVKMVYAFHSDNTLMSTHKLGWKVHHKMQRFHLKTGIPPFSKAIAKMGFGEWLAKGVKKNLAPYQCAPFPNPLKEEGFVCHQYDDDFFRYKNGFHKHFHVSLEGCRFYLKFDRILHVGYFDFPNEVQLGRALQHLKQIARRSGINEVLFQTDPVTEQHRVLKAFLPAQDSWPIGYLCFDEHFDINQTAFNYADLDTF from the coding sequence ATGGCGGAAAATCAATTTGCGTACTTTATCCTGAGGGAAGATCATATGCCTGATCTGAGCTATCTTTTTTGGGAAAGCTTCCATAAACGGCGGACGCCCGAATATCTCCAGCAAAAATACGACACGGAGTACTTAGGCGACGAAAAAATAGCTTCTATCGCCTATGATGGTGAGCAAGTTGTTGCCTGTTATGGCGCCATTCCCCAGCGATTTCACGATCAAAAGTCTTCTTTTCTTGTAGCGCATGCCTGTGATTCGTTTACCATTCCTACTTACCAACGCCGGGGGCTTCATTACCATTCTGCGCGGTTTGCCTATGATCAAATGAGGGCCAAAGGAGTAAAAATGGTCTACGCCTTTCATAGCGACAACACCCTGATGAGTACCCACAAACTAGGCTGGAAGGTACACCACAAGATGCAGCGATTTCATCTAAAAACCGGTATTCCTCCGTTTAGCAAAGCCATTGCGAAAATGGGTTTTGGAGAATGGCTGGCTAAAGGTGTCAAAAAAAATCTGGCTCCTTACCAATGCGCTCCTTTTCCTAATCCTCTGAAGGAAGAAGGCTTTGTTTGTCACCAATACGATGATGATTTTTTCCGCTACAAAAATGGCTTTCACAAGCATTTTCATGTTAGCCTGGAAGGCTGCCGTTTTTACCTGAAATTTGACCGTATTTTGCACGTAGGGTATTTTGACTTCCCCAATGAAGTACAACTGGGGCGGGCACTTCAGCATTTGAAACAAATCGCTCGAAGATCAGGTATTAACGAGGTACTTTTTCAGACGGATCCCGTTACTGAGCAACACCGAGTACTTAAAGCTTTCTTGCCTGCGCAGGATTCCTGGCCTATAGGCTATCTTTGTTTCGATGAGCATTTCGACATCAACCAAACGGCTTTCAATTATGCTGACCTTGATACCTTTTAG
- a CDS encoding CotH kinase family protein, whose protein sequence is MPDLKIDIDAKAFRKIKQKRAQALARGLLVSEKDDFVAAKITLDKQAYNAEIRLKGDWLDHLKGAKWSWRVKLGDDQAIWGMRQFSLQHPKTRYYLHEWVYHQLLENEGLLTPQYQFVELWLNGEYKGIYAFEEHFTSDLLARQQQPDGLIFKYNEDGFWQTQDYRMRYGKNVTPNLPDFEAADIEVFQPKRTLVDRLFSKAFLAGRTRMEQLRSTERDTLNTPYIDVEYWAKFLALTDLCEAYHALRWHNMRFYYHPHTTQLYPIGFDGYGESGIYQWFSKPFLGFYQPEKPKVYFAEEYFLFSLFQNTAFRKRYGYYLHEYSSPAFQQKINLELTEKLHYFGAILKKEFPDYAYSLDQLAERAQDLQQQLATYDFEADSDFEYTIYDPLYEDCATSVPLAAIGLKAYRSEDGKVWLQNYFCSPVIIEATGPKKTKPLHLLSHRQSLTPFDIHSPHPPFSVINYTPDDQYIFYSIAGVDYWFKQKIAPWPARPTVFINKEALQIDTTAFQVKGDSIFARKGRHQLQQIQVIPQRFYLHIGPGTQLDLVQGSALLVYGPAQVSGTSNSSVKVTSSDQTGRGIHFFQENPVRISYLEFSHQTTYQDHGILLNGALSFDHSSLEMTHCTFSNIDAEDAVNISQCEEVHLEDLQFQDATGDGLDIDFSQGIIHNLRFNKLDGDAVDISGSNFEIDQVQINKVADKGFSVGEASTLRARHLTITNAFTAVAVKDGSSADFHITEISHTQYGLAVFTKKTTYGRARLSISDVNFTAIKKQNFVLESPHELSINDTIQSFTHLPLELLPVFYPPVE, encoded by the coding sequence TTGCCTGACTTAAAGATAGACATCGATGCGAAAGCGTTCCGGAAAATCAAACAGAAACGGGCACAAGCACTGGCCCGTGGGCTGCTGGTTAGTGAGAAGGATGATTTTGTAGCGGCAAAGATTACCTTGGACAAGCAAGCATACAATGCAGAAATACGCCTCAAAGGCGATTGGTTGGATCATCTTAAAGGGGCAAAATGGTCGTGGAGGGTCAAGCTGGGTGATGACCAAGCCATCTGGGGCATGCGACAGTTTTCGCTTCAGCATCCCAAGACACGCTATTATTTACACGAATGGGTGTATCATCAATTGCTGGAAAACGAAGGCTTACTCACCCCTCAATACCAATTTGTCGAGCTTTGGTTAAACGGTGAGTACAAAGGCATATATGCTTTTGAGGAACATTTTACTTCCGATTTGCTAGCGCGTCAGCAACAACCTGATGGCCTTATCTTTAAGTACAACGAAGATGGCTTTTGGCAAACCCAGGATTACCGGATGCGCTACGGCAAAAATGTCACCCCCAATCTTCCTGATTTCGAAGCCGCTGACATTGAAGTTTTTCAACCAAAACGTACGCTTGTAGACCGTCTGTTTTCCAAAGCCTTCCTTGCCGGGAGAACGCGCATGGAGCAACTTCGCTCAACGGAACGAGACACCCTCAATACGCCCTACATTGATGTAGAATACTGGGCAAAATTCCTGGCACTTACGGACCTTTGCGAAGCGTATCATGCACTGCGTTGGCACAACATGCGCTTCTATTACCATCCACATACCACCCAACTCTACCCTATCGGGTTTGATGGCTATGGGGAGAGTGGCATCTACCAATGGTTTAGCAAACCTTTTTTAGGCTTTTACCAACCCGAAAAACCCAAGGTCTATTTTGCGGAAGAATATTTTCTGTTCAGCTTGTTTCAAAACACAGCATTCAGAAAGCGCTACGGCTATTATCTTCATGAATATTCCAGCCCTGCTTTTCAGCAAAAAATAAATCTCGAATTAACCGAAAAGCTCCATTATTTTGGAGCTATCCTCAAGAAAGAATTTCCTGATTATGCCTATTCCCTTGATCAACTCGCCGAGCGAGCACAAGATTTGCAACAGCAGTTGGCTACCTACGATTTTGAGGCTGATAGCGATTTTGAATACACCATTTACGACCCATTGTACGAAGATTGTGCGACCAGCGTCCCATTGGCCGCAATTGGCCTCAAAGCTTATCGATCAGAAGATGGAAAGGTCTGGCTTCAAAATTACTTTTGCTCCCCTGTTATCATAGAGGCTACGGGGCCTAAAAAAACCAAGCCCTTGCATTTGCTCTCACATCGGCAAAGCCTTACCCCTTTCGATATTCATTCGCCCCATCCTCCTTTCTCTGTGATAAATTATACTCCTGATGATCAATATATTTTCTACAGTATTGCCGGAGTTGATTACTGGTTTAAACAAAAAATAGCACCTTGGCCAGCAAGGCCCACGGTCTTCATCAACAAGGAAGCATTACAAATTGATACCACGGCATTCCAGGTCAAAGGCGATAGCATATTTGCCCGAAAAGGGCGACATCAATTACAGCAAATTCAGGTTATCCCTCAACGATTCTATCTTCACATCGGTCCGGGTACTCAGCTGGATTTAGTGCAAGGAAGCGCTCTACTCGTCTACGGCCCTGCCCAAGTTTCGGGAACCTCCAATTCTTCCGTCAAGGTCACATCTTCGGATCAAACGGGGCGGGGTATACATTTCTTCCAAGAAAATCCGGTGCGAATCTCCTACCTGGAATTTAGTCACCAAACGACCTATCAGGATCACGGTATACTACTCAATGGTGCGCTGAGTTTTGATCATTCCTCCTTGGAGATGACCCACTGCACTTTTAGTAATATTGATGCAGAAGATGCAGTAAACATCAGTCAATGTGAGGAGGTACATCTGGAAGACCTACAGTTTCAAGATGCTACCGGAGACGGGTTGGACATCGATTTCTCTCAAGGAATTATCCATAACTTAAGGTTTAATAAGCTCGATGGTGACGCGGTAGATATTTCAGGAAGCAATTTTGAGATCGATCAAGTGCAAATCAACAAGGTTGCCGACAAGGGCTTCTCTGTTGGTGAAGCTTCTACCTTGAGGGCCAGACATCTTACCATTACTAACGCCTTTACAGCAGTAGCCGTAAAAGATGGTTCTAGTGCAGATTTTCATATTACTGAAATTTCCCACACCCAGTACGGACTGGCCGTTTTTACCAAAAAGACCACCTACGGGCGCGCGCGTCTTAGTATCAGCGACGTAAACTTTACCGCTATCAAGAAACAAAATTTTGTGCTTGAATCTCCCCACGAACTAAGCATCAACGATACTATTCAATCCTTCACACATCTACCCTTAGAGTTACTTCCCGTTTTTTATCCTCCTGTGGAATAA
- a CDS encoding radical SAM protein: protein MKICFTHAYYMLEDEKEKKINKPYPPLGLLYLSAWLEQHGYDNEVYDTTFSSFREQQAYLLEQQPGIIAIYTNLMTKLGVIALIKFIRSQSSLANSLVVLGGPDLRYNIDNYLATGADVLVIGEGEQSMLALVEAVEQGLRPHFGHIPGLAFIDEDGKVTQTPARQHLRAVDELPMPNRKKIDLKRYLDLWKEHHDRSSITVSTQRGCPYTCRWCSTAVYGQSYRRRSAAQVAAELKLLKEEYQPDQVWFVDDVFTVSHKWLESFRDEVLKQDAVIPYECITRAERLNEEVLTMLKESGCFRIWIGAESGSQRIIDAMDRRVSAEQVQQMTIATKQAGMETGTFIMLGYPGETEEDIYLTLDHLKKANPDHFTITVAYPIKGTGLYEDVKNQITKQPDWFSSTDRDIDFLRTYPREYYDYAVRWVVNSVQLHKLRLAQQQNTPRGWKLQLKVMVARLGMLWYRIDVKKGMYSNPNKSRGDAKTAELF, encoded by the coding sequence ATGAAGATCTGCTTTACCCATGCTTACTATATGTTGGAGGATGAGAAGGAAAAGAAAATCAACAAACCTTATCCTCCTCTGGGACTTCTATACCTCAGCGCCTGGCTCGAACAGCATGGTTATGACAACGAGGTTTACGATACGACTTTTTCTTCCTTTCGGGAACAACAGGCTTACCTCTTGGAACAGCAGCCTGGTATCATAGCGATTTATACCAATCTGATGACCAAGTTGGGGGTCATTGCCTTGATCAAATTTATTCGCTCACAAAGCTCTTTGGCAAATAGTCTGGTGGTTTTAGGGGGGCCCGATCTACGCTACAATATTGACAACTACCTCGCTACCGGAGCTGACGTACTGGTGATTGGCGAAGGTGAGCAAAGTATGCTGGCCCTGGTAGAAGCTGTTGAACAAGGCTTGCGGCCCCATTTTGGGCACATCCCTGGTCTGGCCTTTATCGACGAAGATGGTAAGGTGACCCAAACGCCAGCGCGACAACACCTGCGGGCGGTAGATGAGCTGCCAATGCCCAACCGCAAAAAGATCGACCTCAAGCGCTATCTTGACCTGTGGAAAGAACACCATGATCGTAGCTCTATTACCGTGAGTACCCAGCGGGGATGCCCCTACACCTGCCGCTGGTGCAGTACTGCCGTGTATGGGCAATCTTATCGGCGGAGAAGTGCTGCGCAAGTCGCCGCTGAGCTAAAACTCCTTAAAGAGGAATACCAACCCGACCAGGTGTGGTTTGTTGACGATGTCTTTACCGTGAGCCACAAGTGGCTGGAAAGTTTCCGAGATGAAGTGCTGAAACAGGATGCCGTCATCCCTTACGAATGCATCACCCGTGCCGAGCGGCTCAACGAAGAGGTGCTCACCATGCTCAAGGAGAGCGGCTGTTTCCGCATCTGGATTGGAGCGGAAAGCGGTTCGCAACGTATTATCGACGCCATGGATCGCCGCGTTTCCGCAGAACAGGTACAACAGATGACCATTGCGACCAAGCAAGCCGGTATGGAAACTGGCACCTTCATCATGCTGGGCTATCCCGGTGAAACCGAGGAAGATATCTACCTTACCCTCGACCATTTAAAGAAGGCCAATCCCGATCATTTCACCATCACCGTGGCCTATCCCATTAAAGGAACGGGCTTGTACGAGGATGTCAAAAACCAAATCACCAAACAACCCGATTGGTTCTCCAGCACCGACCGAGACATTGACTTCCTACGAACTTACCCAAGGGAGTATTATGACTATGCCGTGCGTTGGGTCGTCAACAGTGTCCAGCTTCACAAGCTACGATTGGCCCAGCAACAAAACACCCCACGAGGATGGAAACTGCAGCTAAAAGTAATGGTTGCCCGCCTGGGAATGCTTTGGTATAGAATAGATGTAAAAAAAGGGATGTATTCAAACCCGAATAAATCGCGCGGAGACGCAAAGACCGCAGAGCTTTTTTAA
- a CDS encoding class I SAM-dependent methyltransferase translates to MKIQGSAPKINGLVHLTPPTNDFEYAYLEAREKEGRLYPDEIVKQLPYLSPEHPQANEWKLRQHNVKLLLELLKKQPRSAILDLGCGNGWLTHQLVTHQEVQVLGMDINTPELEQANRLFASSQCSFAYGDIFKATLPEQSFDLILLVSCIQYFPDLSQLMYRLSGLLKPGGALHIMDSPIYAAKQVAQAKARTQAYYQAQGSSGMKTHYHHHIWEDLSDFSYQLPYNPSSLKNKMIRKLGLARSPFPWVIISKP, encoded by the coding sequence ATGAAAATACAAGGAAGTGCCCCAAAAATAAACGGCTTAGTACATCTGACGCCTCCAACTAACGACTTTGAGTACGCCTACTTGGAGGCTCGTGAAAAAGAAGGGCGGTTGTACCCAGATGAAATTGTTAAGCAACTCCCCTACCTTTCGCCAGAACACCCCCAGGCTAACGAATGGAAATTGCGGCAGCACAATGTCAAGTTACTGCTTGAATTACTCAAGAAACAGCCAAGATCAGCTATTCTGGATCTAGGCTGTGGCAATGGTTGGCTCACCCACCAGCTCGTCACCCATCAAGAGGTTCAAGTGCTCGGCATGGATATCAATACCCCGGAGCTCGAACAAGCCAATAGGTTATTCGCAAGTAGCCAATGCTCCTTTGCCTATGGCGATATCTTCAAGGCCACCTTACCGGAACAAAGTTTTGACTTAATCCTCTTAGTCAGTTGTATCCAGTATTTCCCTGATTTAAGTCAACTGATGTACCGCTTATCAGGCTTGTTAAAGCCCGGTGGAGCACTACATATCATGGATAGTCCCATCTACGCCGCTAAGCAAGTAGCACAAGCCAAAGCCAGAACCCAAGCCTATTACCAAGCACAAGGTAGCTCAGGAATGAAAACCCATTATCACCACCACATCTGGGAAGATTTGAGTGATTTTTCGTATCAATTGCCATACAATCCCAGCAGCTTAAAAAACAAGATGATACGAAAACTAGGCCTCGCCAGAAGTCCTTTCCCTTGGGTGATCATCTCAAAACCATGA
- a CDS encoding polysaccharide deacetylase family protein: MNLHILSKKASYYARCVATDLICQLGGRTALLREQEGACILLYHGIDFVNNTRLNARFLAQKKLHQQLSYCKEHFHILSLEDYFQGNFAPGRMNIAITFDDGYLNNLELALPVLEDLQVPATFFVTAIDSTPYPMLWTDYLDLVNFRYQHTVSIQGEVFEHRKREYFNTKNESLKAVCKRKDWTFKSSIYSTFPELVNDPVYEAYKMYWQVMNAAQIRQLAASPWASVGSHGYYHDDLGELPLEKAVELLQKGKNYLEEALDQSIHSLAYPNGSYTPTLVNAAKQLGFEQQLVVNFQQAADQDIPEIRSRLTINPFVSLDNQIRAILRGDY; this comes from the coding sequence ATGAATCTCCATATTTTATCAAAAAAAGCAAGTTATTACGCACGCTGCGTTGCTACTGATCTGATTTGTCAATTAGGAGGAAGGACTGCTCTTTTACGAGAACAAGAAGGCGCCTGTATTCTGCTTTATCACGGTATCGACTTCGTCAACAACACCAGGCTGAATGCTCGGTTTTTAGCACAAAAAAAGCTTCATCAACAACTAAGCTACTGCAAAGAACATTTCCATATCCTTTCTCTTGAGGACTACTTTCAAGGCAATTTTGCACCTGGGAGAATGAATATTGCCATTACTTTTGATGATGGCTATCTCAATAATCTGGAATTGGCACTCCCTGTTTTGGAAGACTTGCAAGTTCCTGCTACCTTTTTCGTAACGGCCATTGACAGCACTCCCTATCCTATGCTATGGACGGATTATCTTGATCTTGTCAATTTTCGCTACCAACATACGGTGTCTATTCAAGGAGAGGTTTTTGAGCATCGTAAAAGAGAATACTTCAACACTAAAAACGAATCATTAAAAGCGGTTTGCAAACGCAAAGACTGGACTTTTAAAAGCAGCATTTACAGCACCTTTCCTGAGTTGGTCAATGATCCGGTCTATGAGGCATACAAGATGTACTGGCAAGTAATGAACGCGGCTCAAATACGGCAGCTTGCCGCCTCTCCCTGGGCAAGCGTAGGCTCACATGGCTACTACCACGATGATTTGGGAGAACTCCCCCTGGAAAAGGCGGTGGAATTGCTTCAAAAAGGCAAAAACTACCTGGAAGAGGCACTTGATCAATCGATCCATTCGCTCGCTTATCCAAACGGCTCCTACACCCCTACCCTGGTAAATGCTGCCAAGCAGCTCGGGTTTGAACAACAACTGGTCGTCAACTTCCAGCAAGCAGCTGATCAGGATATTCCCGAAATCAGGTCGCGGCTAACCATCAATCCATTTGTTTCTTTAGACAATCAAATCCGAGCCATCCTCCGTGGAGACTATTGA